Within Magnetococcales bacterium, the genomic segment TGTGGGGGGATGTAGATTTCGCCTTGCTTGCCTCGTTGCAAAATGGTTCCGGATCCGGGTTGATTCCAAAGGCTTCCAGGAATTCACTCCGGGCGTAACGATTCCTTTCGATGGAGTCCAGTACCTTGACCAAAAATGGTTCCCCCTTACGATGATAGAATCCTGGCAACCGCATCACCCTTGGAAGATCCTTGACCTTGGAGTCACCTTCAAATCGTTGCGCAAGTGCGGTCTGAATCAGGGTGAATTCCTCTAGCCGAATGCTGTCAACAAGCCAATACGCATGGTATTTCCCTTGGCTGGACTCTACGACGATGTGAGGCTTAAGGGGAGCATTCTGCACTGGCTCTAAGGGCGCTCCATCTAGATCCACGAACACCGCCCTTACCTTTGTGATGTTACCCTTTTTTCGACCTTGCCCGTCGGTTTCGTTAACCGTGAAAAATATACCCGCCCGCGATTGATTCAGGCGGGTTAGTTCTTCTGCATGTTGATCAAGGTTTCCATGCATCACCCGGATCAGGCGACTGCTATTATCTTGGGTTCCATCAGCAAAAGTCTGGAATGTGATTATTGACCCATGGCACAACTGACTTAGAAAGGAATTAGCGGGTTGAAGGTTGGGAACCAAATTATTCATTTCACTCCCCTTCGTTGATGTTTGATGAAGGAGAGCTGGTCAATTCGCTTGTGGACGCGATTTTGTGAGAAGCAAGCCATCGGTTAAGGTCAAGAGTATCGTATACTACAGTTTTGCCCAGCTTGATAAATGCAGGGCCACCACCGTAAACGCGTAGTTTCTCAAGCGTGCTTTTTGCACAGCCACAATATTCGGCGGCCTTTGGGGTGCGGAGACGTTTTGGATATTCAGAATGATGCATTTGGGATACTCCCTGATGCCAGTGATTGTTGGCTGAGGAGAAACCCGGAAAGGTGATCTCCCAGCCGCTATAGTCGTGCGACATAAGAGAGGTATACCAGAGCAATAACACAAACCAAAGAATCTTGCCGTATAAAGAAAAAGCAAAAATGTTTCGTCGTTCGAGTGCTTCTCTGGATGGTTACCTGTCCTGAAGGATTTTCTGGATAGCAATCATCTTTTTTTGGTTCTCAACGTCACTGTCAGTGATTTCATCTGGGGGGGTTGATATAAGAGGGAGGTATAAGAAATCATTTTCTGAGATCTCATGAGCTGCTTTTAATCCAGCGATGACCTTCTTGTTTCCCGAATACGATGGGTCAAAATTATCAATTTCAGGAAATATAACTCTTGCCATGTCTGCTGTGGTGATCTCTTTTTCTTTTGCATCAAGTAAACGTAAATATGATGGGAAATGCGCCACTTGCTTTCGTGCTTGTTTCGGTTTCCCCGTGATCTTTTGTTTGATTTGTAGAGCTCTTTTCACATGGCGCAACTGTGGGCCAATCGGCCAGGAGAGATCAAAAACAAATGCTACTTTGTTGGGGTCTCTGGTGGAGCAACCCCACGTTTCAGTTAATACAGATGTTTCAAATGAAAACCCCCATTCTTCCGCTGGAGAAATCATTTCTTTCAGCCCCCACTTTTTCGCTTTTAGGGTTGCACGTGACACAAATTCCCAAGTCTCATGTCCATCTTTTCGCATCCTTTTCTCATAATCATTCAAACTTTCTCCTGGGGTTGCAGGAGGTGTGAAGATAAGTGCATCAAGTCCATCAAGATCGTTGATCTCATGGTAATCTTTTTGGTAGTCCGGGTTTCTTCGTAAAAATTCCCAGGCCCATTTAGAAAGAGGTGTTCCTTCAGGTGAAGGGTATGC encodes:
- a CDS encoding helix-turn-helix domain-containing protein; its protein translation is MSHDYSGWEITFPGFSSANNHWHQGVSQMHHSEYPKRLRTPKAAEYCGCAKSTLEKLRVYGGGPAFIKLGKTVVYDTLDLNRWLASHKIASTSELTSSPSSNINEGE